A single genomic interval of Sander lucioperca isolate FBNREF2018 chromosome 9, SLUC_FBN_1.2, whole genome shotgun sequence harbors:
- the LOC116055100 gene encoding unconventional myosin-VIIb-like isoform X1 — MLKKGEWVWVDSDIGVPIGARINVTPSGQRLLVDDDGKKQSLSQEQEASLKIMHPTSVEGVDDMIKLGDMTEAGLLRNLLLRHKQGIIYTYTGSVLVAVNPYQDFPLYSVDQVALYHGRKLGELPPHIFAIAESCYCNMMRHLRNQCCIISGESGAGKTESTKLILQYLAAVSGELSKQQIEQQILESNPILEAFGNAKTIRNDNSSRFGKYLEIFFNKDGAIEGARVEQYLLEKSRVCHQALEERNYHIFYCMLAGVTADEKKTLSLGDAVEYAFLSKGGHTMCEGRDDAKDFKRIRSAMKILTFSESQCQEILKLLAAILHLGNICFQANTQNNLETSDVSKSEHFSIAASILEVKTSSLATSLTHRSFMTNRERVTKPLSSEQASDCRDAFVKAIYNKLFKWIVEKINSVIYKRLTKSPKSFLSIGLLDIFGFENFNTNSFEQLCINFANEKLQQFFVGHIFKLEQKEYLKEDIVWNNIKFSDNQNILDILAVKPCNLLALIDEESHFPKGSDYTMLIKMNEQHRGNNTYIASKSERDTDFGICHFAGVVYYDSKGFLEKNRDAVSFDIIKMVEMTTNKLLRQIFESELSTNGVKITNNKKVIITPKSSLRAQTDRKQVATLSGQFRQSLDSLMKALSACQPFFIRCFKPNNEKQSKTFDRELCMRQLRYSGMIETIRIRKLGYPIRHTFAEFLKRYRVLLTTTTCDPKTETAVACCKAICQTVIEGADEWKIGRTKIFLRDAHDAILERLREQKLSRIAMVIQRVMLGHKDRKSFLKKRRAAVVLQKHWRAYRQEQLRRKLQHGFDRLASKIRSRKLRLQYQRQRAAALTIQSQVRGYQARKGWKQKREAVILLQAYSRGLLARRRAQKMRGDASLLHLEKEKREQIASELEQRLKVIALSQSTNEEPEPIIEHDSEESMYDLTPPVEVVELKAPESDNFQQRRNVPEPVKETSVEISEPEIIAADSISTTPTPSLEEDEDDEFDDGSDEFSFYKFSILNFQSNHSHTHFNQRIRQPLLPHDDEGDILACLTVWWIILRFMEDIPEPKSMDAMSQASSTISRNLHQRQGRRLSSLVGLDQKILRKNKKKLGGGNRKASVILEEPENITEDEDILVGEGPTLDRPLTSVEKLHIIIGYALSRRDIRDEIYCQICKQLVNNKNRRSRMQGWTLLSICLGIFPPTDLFMKYLENFVRREPTGYGEYCTERLRRIIANGERKELPCWLEQQAAKSKEPIDASVTLLDGRTISVHLDSASTSAEVCQAVANKIDLQDIYGFSLYISLYEKMWSLGSCGKHVLDAVSQCEQEMRRQGKVEKDAPWQLSIRKELFTPWHDCSVDPISTDLIYRQVIKGIKSGEYISDKEDDYIQLAAKHYYIQFGSAYNKDNIQKVVEECIATTLIENKSMTKWIQLISEAHLQGPYVNGRPKTDSVKGELVASAQHIWPLHFSKFYEATMMSGPPLPKSRFVVAVNWNGIFFMDERDKRLLELSYLEVKDMHMISDSHVSAQSVNLATVKGEFVLKSGEAVDMAAVIKKNLEGLRQRSVYALAQHDASEPDDPTFLVCKRGDLLLVEKDEESSSDKNLIKATNNRTSATGVVYKDTVQFLPTLEKPTSDLLELISPGQRRLSLAQNAPQRDETVAPVSLKEFALENFRTAGPVGRHGASKGVSKERLWASSREPLKQPLMRSLVRNSDLSNLACNTFTAILKYMGDYPIKHARSPLELTDQIFGPATQHEALQDEIYCQIMRQMTNNNNRLSVERGWQLMWLCTGLFPPSPNLMRHTHSFLESRRRDQLAPECLQRLHAMRSKEPRTLPSHSAEVDAIQQNSTQIFHKVHFPNDTSDILEVKSTTTIKDLCCSIASKLRLSSADGYGLYLKTANKITSLEEQKYFFDSLRQTSEIPKKGKKAKEGNQANVPYLVIFKRKLWFNVSPGKDTVADLTFHFPQELPRYLRGYHNCTKEEMINLGGLLFRAKVDSDRSQFVMIPRMLKELVPADQLKIMSPEEWKKHIISAYNKQSGMTLQEAKVAFLKGISGWPTFGCAFFEVKQTCEPSYPNTVLIAISKQGVSLSDPNTKELLVMHPFSRITEYQSENGYFEMTIGTLVRGNIFVCETPQANTMEDLLRSYVTMYERQTEAFRTRNTMFS, encoded by the exons ATGCTGAAAAAG GGGGAGTGGGTGTGGGTGGACTCAGACATTGGGGTTCCCATCGGAGCGAGGATCAATGTAACACCATCTGGTCAACGGTTACTAGTGGACGATGATGGAAAG AAGCAGAGTCTGTCCCAGGAGCAGGAAGCCTCTCTCAAGATCATGCACCCTACGTCAGTGGAGGGTGTGGATGACATGATCAAGCTGGGTGACATGACCGAGGCCGGCCTCCTCAGGAACCTGCTGCTCCGACACAAACAAGGCATCATCTAC ACCTACACAGGCTCTGTGCTGGTGGCAGTGAACCCATACCAGGATTTCCCTTTATATTCAGTTGACCAG GTGGCGTTGTACCATGGTCGAAAGCTGGGGGAACTCCCTCCGCACATCTTCGCCATCGCTGAATCCTGCTACTGTAACATGATGCGCCATCTCAGGAACCAGTGCTGCATCATCAG CGGGGAATCAGGAGCAGGAAAGACAGAGAGCACTAAGCTGATCCTGCAGTACTTGGCAGCAGTCAGTGGTGAGCTCTCTAAACAGCAGATTGAACAGCAGATCCTGGAGTCTAACCCAATACTAGAAG CGTTTGGAAATGCAAAAACAATCCGCAATGACAACTCCAGTCGCTTTGGGAAATATTTGGAGATCTTCTTCAATAAGGACGGAGCAATTGAAGGTGCTCGCGTGGAGCAGTATCTTCTGGAGAAGTCTCGTGTCTGCCACCAG GCCCTAGAGGAGAGGAATTACCACATATTTTACTGCATGCTGGCAGGAGTCACAGCAGATGAGAAGAAAACCTTGAGCCTTGGAGATGCTGTGGAGTATGCATTCCTTTCTAAG GGTGGCCACACCATGTGCGAAGGCAGAGATGACGCTAAAGACTTTAAGCGTATTCGTTCTGCGATGAAAATCCTGACCTTCTCAGAAAGCCAGTGTCAGGAAATACTCAAGCTGCTGGCAGCCATATTACACCTGGGAAACATTTGCTTCCAAG CTAACACACAAAATAACTTGGAAACCAGTGACGTCAGCAAGTCAGAACACTTCAGCATAGCAGCATCAATACTGGAG GTCAAAACGTCTTCCCTGGCGACAAGTTTGACCCATCGTTCCTTTATGactaacagagagagagtgaccaAACCCCTCAGCTCTGAACAGGCGTCCGACTGTAGAGATGCCTTTGTCAAG GCAATCTACAATAAGCTGTTCAAATGGATTGTTGAGAAAATCAACAGTGTCATCTATAAGAGGTTGACCAAAAGCCCCAAATCCTTCCTGTCCATCGGCCTGCTCGATATCTTTGGCTTTGAGAACTTCAACACAAACAG CTTCGAGCAGCTGTGCATTAATTTTGCCAATGAGAAGCTGCAGCAGTTCTTTGTGGGCCACATCTTCAAACTGGAGCAGAAGGAGTACCTGAAAGAGGACATTGTGTGGAATAACATCAAATTTAGTGACAATCAGAACATCCTGGACATTCTGGCTGTGAAACCCTGTAACCTGCTGGCTCTGATCGATGAAGAAAGCCATTTTCCAAAG GGCTCAGACTACACTATGCTGATCAAGATGAATGAACAACACCGTGGGAACAACACTTACATTGCCTCCAAAAGTGAACGTGACACAGACTTTGGGATTTGCCACTTTGCAGGCGTGGTTTACTACGACTCCAAAG ggTTCCTGGAAAAGAACAGAGATGCTGTCAGTTTTGACATAATCAAGATGGTTGAAATGACCACCAATAAGCTGCTTCGTCAGATATTTGAGAGTGAGCTTTCAACCAATGGAGTGAAGATCACTAACAACAAGAAGGTCATCATTACACCTAAGAGCTCTCTACGG GCCCAGACTGACCGTAAACAAGTGGCGACGCTGAGCGGTCAGTTCCGTCAATCTCTGGACTCGCTCATGAAGgctctgtctgcctgccagcCTTTCTTCATCCGCTGCTTCAAACCCAACAATGAAAAGCAGTCTAAG ACTTTTGACAGAGAGCTGTGTATGCGTCAGCTGAGATACTCCGGCATGATTGAAACCATCCGCATCCGGAAGCTGGGATACCCAATTCGCCACACCTTTGCGGAATTCCTGAAGCGCTACAGGGTGCTCCTGACGACGACCACCTGTGACCCCAAAACT GAGACAGCTGTAGCCTGTTGTAAGGCCATCTGCCAGACAGTGATCGAAGGAGCGGACGAGTGGAAAATAGGCAGGACCAAGATCTTCCTGAGG GATGCTCATGACGCCATCCTGGAACGACTAAGGGAACAAAAACTCAGCAGGATAGCTATGGTGATCCAGAGGGTCATGCTGGGACACAAAGACAG AAAGTCTTTCCTGAAGAAGCGTAGGGCAGCTGTGGTGTTGCAGAAGCACTGGAGAGCTTACAGGCAGGAGCAACTGCGAAGAAAG CTCCAGCACGGCTTTGATCGGCTGGCATCAAAGATCCGCAGTCGGAAGCTGCGGTTACAGTACCAAAGACAGCGAGCAGCAGCACTCACCATACAAAGCCag GTTCGTGGCTACCAGGCCAGGAAGGGCTGGAAGCAGAAGAGAGAGGCAGTCATACTGCTGCAGGCTTACAGCAGAGGACTCCTGGCCAGAAGAAGAGCTCAAAAGATGAGGGGTGAT GCCTCCCTTTTACACCTGGAGAAAGAGAAACGAGAGCAGATTGCTTCGGAGCTTGAGCAGCGTCTGAAGGTTATCGCCTTGTCACAGTCAACTAATGAGGAGCCTGAGCCAATCATTGAACACGATTCAGAGGAGAGCATGTATGATCTCACGCCTCCTGTGGAAGTGGTAGAACTGAAAGCACCTGAATCCGATAATTTTCAG CAGAGGAGGAACGTGCCAGAGCCGGTGAAGGAAACCTCTGTTGAGATCTCAGAGCCGGAAATCATCGCTGCAGATTCAATCTCAACAACCCCCACCCCATCGCTGGAAGAGGACGAAGACGACGAGTTTGATGACGGCAGTGATGAGTTTTCGTTCTACAAATTCAGCATCCTTAACTTCCAAAGCAACCACAGCCACACGCACTTCAACCAGAGAATCAGGCAGCCTCTTTTGCCCCACGATGACGAGGGCGACATACTG GCATGTCTGACTGTATGGTGGATTATACTACGTTTCATGGAGGACATCCCAGAACCAAAATCTATGGACGCGATGTCTCAAGCGTCCAGCACTATCTCGCGTAATCTGCATCAAAGGCAGGGCAGGAGGCTGAGCAGCCTGGTGGGACTGGATCAG aAAATACTGAGGAAGAACAAGAAAAAGCTCGGAGGTGGAAACAGAAAAGCTTCTGTAATTCTTGAGGAG CCAGAGAACATTACAGAGGACGAGGACATTTTGGTTGGAGAGGGTCCAACACTGGATCGGCCACTTACATCCGTGGAAAAACTACACATTATCATCGGATACGCTCTATCGAGACGAGACATAAG GGATGAGATTTACTGCCAGATCTGTAAGCAGCTGGTGAACAATAAGAACAGGAGGAGCCGTATGCAAGGCTGGACCCTTCTTTCCATCTGTCTCGGGATCTTTCCCCCAACAGACCTCTTCATGAAG TATTTGGAGAATTTTGTCCGCAGGGAGCCAACTGGTTACGGAGAATACTGTACTGAGCGCCTGCGTCGTATAATAGCCAacggagaaagaaaagagttgCCCTGTTGGCTCGAGCAACAG GCTGCCAAATCTAAGGAGCCCATAGATGCTTCTGTGACTCTACTGGACGGCCGCACTATCAGTGTACATCTGGACTCGGCCTCCACCTCTGCTGAAGTCTGTCAAGCTGTGGCTAACAAGATTGACCTTCAAGACATATATGGATTCTCCCTGTACATCAGTCTCTATGAAAAG ATGTGGTCTCTGGGCAGCTGTGGGAAGCATGTGTTGGACGCAGTGTCTCAGTGCGAGCAGGAGATGAGGAGGCAGGGCAAAGTGGAGAAGGACGCCCCCTGGCAGCTCTCCATCCGCAAGGAACTGTTCACACCCTGGCATGACTGCTCAGTTGACCCAATCAGCACGGATCTAATCTACAGACAGGTCATCAAGGGAATCAAGTCTGGAGAGTACATCAGTGACAAG GAGGATGATTACATCCAGTTGGCAGCAAAGCATTATTACATCCAGTTTGGCTCTGCATACAACAAAGACAACATCCAAAAGGTGGTTGAGGAGTGCATCGCTACCACACTTATTGAGAACAAATCTATGACAAAGTGGATCCAACTCATCAGCGAAGCACACTTACAG GGTCCCTATGTCAACGGAAGGCCAAAAACAGACAGCGTAAAAGGAGAACTGGTCGCCAGCGCCCAACACATATGGCCTCTGCACTTCTCTAAGTTTTATGAAGCTACAATGATGTCAG GACCTCCTTTGCCTAAAAGCAGGTTTGTTGTGGCTGTAAACTGGAATGGCATCTTCTTCATGGATGAAAGAGACAAGAGACTCCTTGAGCTTTCCTACCTAGAGGTAAAGGATATGCACATGATCAG TGACAGCCATGTCAGTGCTCAGTCAGTAAATTTGGCCACAGTCAAAGGAGAGTTTGTGCTGAAGTCTGGGGAAGCTGTGGACATGGCTGCAGTTATAAAGAAAAACCTGGAAGGGCTGAGACAGCGCTCAGTTTATGCACTGGCTCAGCATGATGCCAGTGAACCAG ATGACCCCACGTTCTTGGTTTGTAAACGAGGGGACCTGCTGTTGGTAGAGAAAGATGAAGAAAGTTCTTCTGATAAGAACTTGATCAAAGCAACCAACAATCGGACCAGCGCCACCGGTGTGGTCTACAAGGATACAGTGCAGTTTCTGCCGACTCTAGAGAAGCCCACTAGCGATTTGCTG GAACTGATCAGCCCAGGCCAAAGGAGACTTTCACTAGCACAAAACGCCCCACAAAGGGATGAAACAGTGGCTCCTGTCTCTTTAAAAGAGTTTGCACTTGAGAACTTCAG GACTGCAGGCCCTGTCGGTCGACATGGTGCGTCCAAAGGGGTCAGCAAGGAGAGGCTGTGGGCTAGTTCAAGAGAACCTCTCAAACAGCCGCTGATGAGGAGCCTGGTCCGCAACTCTGACCTCAGCAACCTGGCCTGCAACACTTTCACTG CTATCCTAAAGTACATGGGCGACTACCCCATCAAACACGCTCGCAGTCCTTTAGAGCTGACTGACCAGATCTTCGGTCCAGCCACCCAGCATGAAGCTCTGCAGGACGAGATCTACTGCCAAATTATGAGACAGatgaccaacaacaacaacag GTTGAGTGTGGAGCGTGGGTGGCAGCTCATGTGGCTGTGTACAGGCTTGTTCCCGCCTAGTCCAAATTTAATGAGACACACTCACAGCTTCCTGGAGTCGCGGCGCAGAGACCAACTGGCTCCTGAGTGCCTGCAGAGGCTGCATGCGATGCGCAG TAAGGAGCCCAGGACGCTTCCCTCCCATTCGGCAGAAGTGGACGCCATCCAACAGAACAGCACCCAGATCTTCCATAAAGTCCACTTCCCAAATGACACAAGTGAT ATATTGGAGGTGAAATCAACGACCACAATCAAAGACCTGTGCTGCAGTATTGCCTCTAAGCTCAGACTGAGCTCAGCTGACGGATATGGCCTGTACCTAAAAACTGCAAACAAG ATCACAAGCTTGGAGGAGCAGAAgtatttttttgacagtttaagGCAGACTTCAGAGATTCctaagaaaggaaaaaaagcaaaGGAAG GCAACCAGGCCAACGTGCCCTACCTGGTGATCTTTAAGAGGAAGCTCTGGTTCAATGTGAGCCCTGGGAAAGACACGGTTGCAGACCTCACTTTCCATTTCCCACAG GAGCTGCCTAGGTACCTGCGTGGATACCACAATTGCACCAAAGAGGAGATGATTAACCTGGGTGGGCTGCTCTTCAGAGCCAAAGTAGATTCAGACAGGTCGCAGTTTGTCATGATCCCCAGAATGCTGAAGGAGTTGGTTCCTGCTGACCAGTTAAAAATCATGTCCCCTGAAGAATGGAAGAAG CACATAATCTCTGCCTACAACAAGCAGAGTGGCATGACTTTGCAGGAGGCCAAAGTTGCCTTCTTGAAAGGCATTTCGGGCTGGCCAACCTTCGGCTGTGCCTTCTTTGAAGTTAAA CAAACGTGTGAACCTAGCTACCCAAATACAGTTTTGATCGCCATCAGCAAGCAAGGTGTCAGTTTATCAGACCCAAATACAAAG GAGCTGCTGGTCATGCACCCGTTCAGCCGCATCACAGAGTACCAAAGCGAAAACGGCTACTTCGAGATGACCATCGGCACCCTGGTGAGGGGCAACATCTTTGTCTGTGAAACCCCTCAG GCCAACACAATGGAGGACCTTCTTAGATCCTATGTCACCATGTACGAGAGGCAGACGGAGGCCTTTCGAACAAGGAATACCATGTTTTCCTGA